The Couchioplanes caeruleus nucleotide sequence TGATCCAGGAGAGCAAGGTGGGCACCTGCGACATCCAGCCGGGCCGCCGCCCCACGGGGACCGGGCTGCTGGCGTACGTGCAGGGTTACCGGGACCGGGCCGGCCTGACGCCGGGCCACCGCACGCCGATCCTCACCACCGAGGTCGAAGAGCCGGAGGACAGCTGACGTGGCCGGACCGAACAGCCTCTACGGGCCGCTGGACCCCGCGTCCGACGCCGGGTACGTCGACGCGCCGCCGCGGATGGGCTTCTTCACCGACACCAGCGTCTGCATCGGGTGCAAGGCGTGCGAGGTGGCGTGCAAGGAGTGGAACCTCGTCCCGGACGACGGCTTCAACCTGCTCGGGACCTCGTACGACAACACCGGCGGGCTGACCGCGAACTCGTGGCGCCACGTCGCGTTCATCGAGCAGCCGGCCGCGGGCAGCGGGCACGGCACGGACACGCCGGGCGCGTTCGAGGGTTTGCCGACCGGTCCGTCGGCGAGCGCCCACACGGCCGTCGTCGCGGCCGGGACCGGCCAGGACACGGGTACGGACCCCGGCGTGCCCCCGGCCCCCGACGCGCTCGCCGCCGCGGCCACCATCACCGCGCCCGGAGCCGGCCCGCAGTTCCTCGGGATGCCGATGGCCGACCTGCCCGGGCGCACCATGGACGCGCCGCGCAGCGACTTCCGCTGGCTGATGATGTCCAACGTGTGCAAGCACTGCACCCACGCGGGCTGCCTGGACGTGTGCCCGACCGGCGCGCTGTTCCGCACCGAGTTCGGCACGGTCGTCGTGCAGGAGGACATCTGCAACGGCTGCGGCTACTGCATCCCGGCCTGCCCGTACGGTGTCATCGACCAGCGCAAGGACGACGGCCGCGCCTGGAAGTGCACGATGTGCTACGACCGGATCGGCGACGGCCTGACCCCGGCCTGCGCGAAGGCCTGCCCCACCGAGTCCATCCAGTACGGCGAGCTCGACGAGCTGCGTTCCCGCGCCGCGCACCGCCTCGAGAAGCTGCACGAGCAGGGCGTCGCGGAGGCCCGCCTCTACGGCCACGACCCGGACGACGGCGTCGGCGGCGACGGCGCGTTCTTCCTGCTCCTCGACGAACCCGAGGTGTACGGCCTGCCCCCGGACCCGGTGGTGACCACGCGCGACCTGCCGGCGATGTGGAAACGGGCCGGCGTCGCGGCGCTGGCCATGGCGGCGACCGTCGTCGTGTCGTTCGCGGGACGGCGGCGATGAGGCCCCGGGAGGAGCGGGAACACGCCCGCGATGAGCGCCTCAGCCCGCCCCCGGCCGGTCACGAGGGCAGCGGCCTGAGCCGCGACGCCAGGGGCGGGTCCCGTTCGGCCCGCCGTGGCGGCGGTCGCGGCCGCGGCGACCGCTCGATGGTGCCCCCGGCGGAGTTCCGCTCGTACTACGGGCGCCCCATCGTCAAGCCGCCGGTCTGGCACTACGACATCGCGGCGTACCTGTTCACCGGCGGCCTCGCGGCGGGCTCCTCGATGCTCGCGGCGGGCGGCGCCGCCACCGGCCGCCCCGCGCTGCGCCGCGCCGGGCGGATCACCGCGCTGGGCGCGCTGACCGCCAGCACGTACTTCCTGATCAACGACCTGGGCCGCCCCGAGCGCTTCGTGAACATGCTGCGGGTCGCGAAGCCCACGTCCCCGATGTCCATGGGTACGTGGATCCTCAGCGCGTTCGGGGCCGCGGCGGGCGCCGCCGCGGTCGCCGAGGCCGCCCCGATTTTGCCGGAACGCGGCGTGCTCGGGCTGGCCCGCCGACTGCTCCCACCGGTCGGCACGGCCGGCCAGTACGCCGCCGCCGCCGTCGCGCCGGCGCTGGCCACGTACACGGCGGTCCTGCTCGCGGACACGGCCACGCCCAGCTGGCACGCCGCGTACCCGGAACTGCCCTACGTCTTCGCCGGCAGCGCCCTGGCCAGCGGCGCGGGCGTCGGCCTGCTGGCCGCGCCGTGTGACCAGGCGGGACCGGCCCGCCGCATGGCGGTGTGCGGCGCGGCCCTCGAGCTGTACGGTGCCCACCGCGTCGAGACCACCAAGGGGATCCTCAGCGAGCCGTACCGCGACGGCCGGCCCGGCAGGCTGCTGCGCGCCGGACGGTTCCTGACCGCGGCCGGGGTGGCCGGGGCGGTGCTCGGACGGCG carries:
- a CDS encoding 4Fe-4S dicluster domain-containing protein, whose protein sequence is MAGPNSLYGPLDPASDAGYVDAPPRMGFFTDTSVCIGCKACEVACKEWNLVPDDGFNLLGTSYDNTGGLTANSWRHVAFIEQPAAGSGHGTDTPGAFEGLPTGPSASAHTAVVAAGTGQDTGTDPGVPPAPDALAAAATITAPGAGPQFLGMPMADLPGRTMDAPRSDFRWLMMSNVCKHCTHAGCLDVCPTGALFRTEFGTVVVQEDICNGCGYCIPACPYGVIDQRKDDGRAWKCTMCYDRIGDGLTPACAKACPTESIQYGELDELRSRAAHRLEKLHEQGVAEARLYGHDPDDGVGGDGAFFLLLDEPEVYGLPPDPVVTTRDLPAMWKRAGVAALAMAATVVVSFAGRRR
- the nrfD gene encoding NrfD/PsrC family molybdoenzyme membrane anchor subunit yields the protein MRPREEREHARDERLSPPPAGHEGSGLSRDARGGSRSARRGGGRGRGDRSMVPPAEFRSYYGRPIVKPPVWHYDIAAYLFTGGLAAGSSMLAAGGAATGRPALRRAGRITALGALTASTYFLINDLGRPERFVNMLRVAKPTSPMSMGTWILSAFGAAAGAAAVAEAAPILPERGVLGLARRLLPPVGTAGQYAAAAVAPALATYTAVLLADTATPSWHAAYPELPYVFAGSALASGAGVGLLAAPCDQAGPARRMAVCGAALELYGAHRVETTKGILSEPYRDGRPGRLLRAGRFLTAAGVAGAVLGRRSRVVSALSGLSLLTASLATRFGIFEGGVASAKDPKYTVIPQRERLAARAAADAKTSDVPQGSGSGGIGV